TTACAAGATTTTAAGTTTCCTACTAAAGCcacatcttcttcttcacctcTAATGCTTTTAATTTCTGACTGCAAGATTATTCTAGCTAGATCTTGGTAGTTATCTAACGGAAAGCAAACAAGTGTGTCGATGGTTTAGCTTTTTAGGGCGTGAACAATAACCATGCTTTTTACTTGTATTGGACTTGCCCTAGATCTTtgtattttgtatatttatggGAAGTCTAGGGTTTAAAGACCCATAGACTGATCTAATATGTACTATGAAATTCATTTTCCAATCTTTTAATATACTATCTTTttattaccccaaaaaaaatggaatcgttgattttgtttttaaagtcTAAAAGGGTATTAAATAAACTTTTGAGATATTAAATTGCATCATATAACTAGGGTCAATTTTCAACACATTACAAAACcaacataattttttgtgtgtgtgaaggAGACGCACTAAATGTTATCCTCCGGCTACATATATAACCACActctttgcttcttttttttttttttttttttttttttttaaagataaaatagGAGAGCATATACTAtagaaacaaaaaccaaatcaagTCTAATTACATCAAAAGAGGTGTATTGCCCTCAAAGATTATTTATAACAAAAGAAGGACAAAGTCTATCTACACACATTACAGCATGTTGAACAAAAGCTATTCTCTGAGTATATTCTCTTATTCTTTCTACTTGATCGGTTCCTCTCTATTGCTAAATggattttttgtaatatttcgGGGTAGATCCCCATATCATCCATTCTAGACCTTTGTTTTGTTCTTGGAATAGAGATGGAGGTAAAACCCCTCTTTTTCTACCCTTTACCACTGTTTAGTTTTGCTCTTTTCGAATAAACGTATTACTtagacgaaaaaaaaaaaaaaaaaaaaaaaatcagcttgGAATGTTTAGTTGGTGCAACATCGATCAtttaatatgatttatttttatggtataCTCTAAAAGTACAATTGGACAAGACGCAATGTAAGTCTTCAACTACTTaccaaatgcaaaaaagaaTTTAGGGAAATAGAATAGaggggaaattaaaaaattaaaaaattaaaagggaaaacggaaaaaggaaaagaacaagCACAAGACAAGAAGGGAAAGAGGGGTCTTAATCTGTCTAATGATATTGTTGACCATTCAATCCACTCAACCAGATCCATCCTCAGGTATGTAGAGGAAGAGCATTTTTCATCAATAAGATTTTGGTTATGGATTTATTAGAAAGCTTCTCATTTAGTGGGAGACTGCATTTCAAAGTACACCCATTTTCTCACTTTCCATTCCCACCACCATATAGCAAGATTTTTCCACTTTAGTGACACTAACTTGAGTGGCTaagaccataaaaaataaaaaataaaattaaaaaaatcctttcCATGGTCATGAATAGAGGTAGCATAACTTGACCCTGGTACATGGATATGCTTGCTTGAAATTTTTAGCACTAAGCTCATTGAATTTTGAGTAAATCAAATTGACAATAGGATTTTATCCATGTGACCCTCTTTGGTGCAAAGCTTAAATGCCTCTGTTGCACAAATGCGCTAACTACTGTacgagtaattcttaggtactctcgAAGTACGAGAAATAGTGTTCTCTTCTCTCACATTTTTCCGTACTCTAGGAATACCTAAGAATTTTGaactaaatgaatttttttttttaacatccaaTAGTAGTATagctttcaaaaaataaatagtagtaTAGTACCACATTAAATGATTAAGGAAAAAGACCAGAACATATTCTATTGACTCTCACTTTAATTGTCATATTAAAATTGAGGTTAGCAAATGTTGTACTAGACTgatgtttaaaaaagaagaagcagtgAGAAACTATTGGTCACTTTTTGATTAAAGCAGAACAACTTGGACAAACAAGGAGCCACCACTAACAATTTGTTTAACCTTTTACCGATTGAGTTTTACCATCAACTAATAAAAAAGctgaacaaattttttattttttatttttcctttctggAAATGCATCTTTACACGAAGATAAAATTGATGTGATATTTGTCATTTACTGagcttatttgcttttttttgcTTCGAATGGAAGTCgtttcaatattttaaatattttgcaaCCTATGTAGTGATGATGGCTTCATTTGTTTTATTAGaccaatgattttttttcttgaaatatatGCATATTACCAAATggaaattaagaaattgacataTATCTGGTAAAGATTCACATCAAACCCATTTCCTTTTCATCCTATTTCACAGTTTAAAAAACACAGATGCCATTGGCCATTCATGtgtgtgataaaaaaatattgcgTGGGTGACAATTAACTTAATAATAAACTTTGTTTATGGCAACAAATGGTACAAACCTCATTAACCTGTCGGCATGGACTGTAATTAGTACCAAAACATGCCGCAGAGAGAAGCAAACTGGtccatgaaaattaaaataatttagggTCAAGTTTAAGCTATTATATTTGGTCTCATAGAAGTGGTGTTTGAGTCATCAAACTCATATAGCATTTCCTAGTTAAGGATAATACTAAAGAGCTTTCCTTTCTCTCCAACCTTCTTCCTCCTATTTCCCTACGTCACATGGTTCTATTGGCTGAGCCTTTTTAAGTGAAAAACCATCTAACATGGACCTGGCTTGGAAATAAAACTCCAATATTATAGATTGACTTCTTGAACTCCATTACTCTCTTTGCCAAAACATTCTTCCATTTAAATAATTACTCCCCCACAAAGTGAACagcctctttctctctctgatgTAAGCATATATTTGATCTCAAAATGATTATCCACCATCACAAATTGCTCCCCCCATATATGTGCATCATAGCATGCATGGACACATGTAAACACTGCTTGACTAAATGGATCAAGCATGACTCATCTGGATGGGGCTAGGTGCACAGATATGGCGCATTTGGATTCCCTGCTCCCACAGGCTCGGGTCCGGCAAATAGAGTATCACTATGGTCACACCTAGGTGGAAAATGCCAACTCAGATTGCCCCCCTCTACCCATTTTcttcttaggaaaaaaaaaaggatcaagcATGAGTAAAAACATACAAGAATCTGTATAATTGTTCATTATCATATAATACATACATCAATGTAATGCTAATGCCACATGTGAAAGTAAAAACATGGTCTGCATGATGTTCCATTGGTCTGAGCTTTAAGAAACTTCCTCAGTGTTAACAGGAGTGGGGGCCATTTCAACCTTTTCCCATCCTATAAAACACCTCTTCTCCTCACGCTTCCCTCCTCCTTCTAACAAAAACTATATCTAATtcacctcccccccccccccccccaaaaggACCAAGACCCTTCAATTCTTTAACTCAATAGGTTTCACCAGGCATGCAGCCTAGTGAGGTTACAGCACTCCATTATCTAGCCTCTTCAAAAAACCCATCTCCATACCCAGCTAACTTTAACATGACTCAGAATACAGCATCCACATTTCAATTTAACCAGTTCCCTAATCCATTATACAATTTCCAGCTCCCACCTCAATTTCAAGACATAAATCCACATTCCTCATCTTTCAGCAGTAATTCAACTTCTGATGAAGCTGATGAGCAACAACTAAGTCTTATCAAtgagagaaaacagagaaggATGATATCTAATAGAGAGTCTGCCCGCCGTTCACGTATGCGCAAGCAGAAGCACCTAGATGAGCTGTGGTCACAGGTGGTTTGGCTCCGGAATGAGAACCACCAGCTCATAGATAAGCTGAACCATGTTTCGGAGTCCCATGACAAGGTGATTCAAGAAAATGCTCAGCTGAAGGAGGAAGCTTCAGAACTTCGTCAAATGCTTACTGATATGCAACTTAATAGCCCTTTCCCTACTTTAAGAGACCTGGATGATGTTCCCTGCAACACAGCTTATCTCAGAGCTGAGTCCTCAAACCAGTCTGCCACTAGTTCTATGGATCTGCTTGGCTAAGATGGAGGTCAAAGTTATTATATTATCCTCTTTCTAGTTTTGGTTCTTCTGTTTCTAAAGAAGTCAACCAGTTTTTGCTTAGCAATTTAGCCAGTATGAGattgaagaaaatttgaaataacaCGTTTTGAGCATTTTACTTGAATATCACatatttatctataaatagTGCAGGTCTTCTGAGTTTCCTTTTATAATAAACAAGATTGAGTTTTATATCATAATGTAAACAGTAAACGTTAAAATGGCTTGCAGTGTCAAAAATTGAGCATTTTGTTGGCACGCACCACCTGTTTGGAGTCCACCAAAGACTTCATCATGATCCTTTtgcccaaaaatattttcagaaaCATTGAATATGGAGTGTGCGATGTGCCTTCCACCAAAATTGACAGGTTGAGGATTCAAATCCAGAAATTAGCCTAAAAATGTGTAACACTACCTATAATCACCTCTCCTAGACCTTGCAAATAGTGAGAGCTTTGTACATTAGATACAACCTTCATTGAATATGGAGTGATCATCTGAAACAAGAACCAATAAGATGAATACTGCAGCAAGCCTGTGCAAAAAATTCgagcaaaataaaaattctatgcATATATTGTGAGAAATTTAGAATTAATTATTTCAGGTGTACTAGAGCAATGAAAGGATTGAATGGCATTGGGTGGTGTGGAGTTGGACATGACACAAAAATAAAGGTGGTGGAGTGGATTggtaaataaaacaaaaattaccataaaaagaaataatgtgTAAAAGTTTATCCACTAAAATCCAAATGCTCTTTGGTACTTTTCGAAAGCAACCTTGACtgaatataattggaaattaCTTTTCAATTTTGCAATAGATTTTCTGAATCGGGTTGGATCCGGCATAGCTGTGTTTTGGTAACCGATCATAAACAGTGTATATCTCTCTCTCCTGCAAGTTATTATTTTCTAGCAAGACCTACAGAACTAAAAGCctcaatattttgtttattttacatCATTTCTCTATCATAAACAGCAATTTGTCTATTTAATTCATTTCCCTATCTTGTGTAATGCGTTATTTAAGATCTGATAATAATTACAGAACTCTCAAACTCTTAGACCAACTCCAATCCAAACACAATCAAGAAGCATcagaatctaattagattcctAGCATGGCTTAAAAGGATGCTAGACATAGTAGTCATGGTTCCAATACCATAACTAATTTATACCGAAGAAAAAGTATACAACATATTTGCATATCAGGTatacaaaaagagaaaggaaagcaATGAAGCACTAGGACCTACCAACTCatttccaaccaaaaaaattccTGAAAGCAAAAAACTAGGGGTAGGCTCTATCAGACAACACCAATCTTAAAAGCCTCTACTAATATTCAAACACTATATGCTAAATCAAGCACAACAATCTTCACTCAGAAAAAACGTTGCATTGGATacaattttctttgtttccttgtTCATATATTATCCTTTTGGCTAGATCTACATACCCCTTAATCAACAATCAGCTGTGAGAATTTCATCCAACATTCATTCTAACAAAGATTATATAAAGCTGTCCATCCAACTCCCAGTTGCTGCACTGATCCCACAGACTAGgatttaattacatttttcttcCCATCCTACAATGTTTGACTAAATTTTTTCCCTTGTGAACTTATACACAACACAGGTTTGAAAATATATTCTTTGTGGCTTATTCTCTCAATAAACCATGCCAGAAAGATTCTTCAAGGCCAATTCAGCAGCAATGGTAATACTAGACATGAAGTCTTCAAGGCCACTAAGTAATTTAAAACTCTTGTCACCCTCGTACCATATGGACCATTAAAATTTCTGAGACTGATCAACTGCAGAGAGTTCTATATTTACACTTCAACTCCTTCCCCCACAAACCATCCCTCATTGAAAGGGCCTTATTTATGGAATGCAGCACAAATCACTTTTCTTATGTTTTTCAATGCATTTCAAGTtcataaaatgaatttttttttttaataataattttttttgagaaaagactACTTCATGTGCAAAGAGGAGCTAAAAGCCCCATGCAtgagaccaatcaaaaaaagagaaagcaaaagtTGCTAACCCCATACACTCCACATCTTCAAATGTATGCCGATTACCTTCCCTCGAAATAGTCTGCATCAAACACAAAGGAAGCATATTCCAAATAGCCGAAAAAAATGCTTACCTACCCAATTCCTCCAACTAAACATGACATCCATCACCTTCCCCAATAAGACTTAATGAATATCAGAACATCTAAACACAAAGCCCCACAGATTGTATGCAACCATATAATGAATCAAAAGGTGGTCCACCATCTCCTCACTACACCAACACATCCAACATCACCCTACTAAACTGTAACCTCTCTTAATGAAATTATCACAAGTAAGAATCTTCTCCCATGCCATTgtccacacaaaaaagaagaccCTCTGTGGTGCTCTCAAAAAGCATTGGAGCCCCTTAAAACATTATAGAAAGAATGAATATCAAAAATCCTCATCCTTTTAAGTTTCCACCTTACCTGAGCCCCACCCTCGCTAATGGGAATGTGAAACTCTAGAAGTTGGAGGAATGAGGACACCAAATCTAACTCCCGATCATTAAAAGACTGAACAAATCTGACATCCCAGCACCTCATCACCCCCATAGTTTGCCTCACCAACAAAGACGCCACTAAAGCTTCAAAACTAGAGGAATTATCATATCCATCTTTAAGGGTTGTTCACCACACCAACGGTCATGACAAAAACAAACCTGGTCACCAAAAACTACTGCAAATTGAATGTTCTGCAAAAACTTATCCCAACCCATATTAACACTCCTCCATACACCACACCTATAAGAGCCACGAATCGGTTTTTCGTGGTCCAACCAACCCACACCTCTCCAAACTTTGCAGCTATTACATGCCTCCATAACTGTGTCTCCTCTACTCCAAACCTCCACAGCCACTCCCTAACAATGCTTGATTAGAAGTTGCAAGCTTCCTAATCCCCAACCCCCCATCAGCAATAAGAGTGCAAAACTTATCCTAAAGGACCTAAACCAACAATGATGTTTAAAATTCTCCCCTAAACCACCCCACAAGAAATTCCTGTGTTAATTATTACCTATGAAGCATGGGTATGGTACGATATAGATACAACAATACGACAATTCATGAAAAACTAGGTTACAATACGATGGGAATACTTGTattgattaattattaaatatatttatatatatatatatatatgtttttttttttgtatattattaaGAATTTGTTTTCATATATTGTTAAGCATATATCAATTAAGAGcaataatggataataaagtGAATCCATGGCCGTCAAATGATGTTTAGAATAAAACCAAGATCCAAAAGAGCAAACAAAAGATAACTAGACAAGAGTTCAACATTAAaaccaatatataaaaaatataagtaaaaatcCTCACAGGTTTGGCCTATCTCTCATGATAGAAGGGTAGGGTTACGACTGTATCACTGGCATATCCCAGATGTATagacacatttaaaaaaaaaaaaaaaaattgcgacACACATGCAAGAGTATCCCAGAGGTATCGAATATGGATACTAGTACTTGAACAAAAATGGAGTATTTGTACTTCCTAGGTTAGCACACTCATGGGGATGGTAAATTAGAAAAGTATACATAGATAAACTCAAAAATGTACTCTTAAATAAAGTTAACCAACCCCCTTTTGGTAGGTAAAGCCTCTTTCAAGCTACTAACCTATGCCCATACTTCCCCAATATGGGGTTCCAAACTGATTTATACTTAAAAGAAGCTTTGAGTATGAATGGCATCCCAAGATAAGTCACTGGAAGTCTCCCTACCCTACAATGCAATAAATCAGCAAGAGTGGTCATATTTTCCACCACTCCTATTGGACCATCTCACTCTTGCTCAAATTAACCTTCACGCTAGCCACCGCCTCAAAACAAGTCATCAGCAACTGAATGTAGAGAATTTTTTTGGTACTAGCCTCATAGAACAAGATTGTATCATCCGCATATAATAGGTGAGAAACATGTAAACCATCAACATCCCCATTACTGGCCATAAAATCCTTAATAAGGCCAACATCCTCCATCCTCTTAAGCATCTCCATAACTGGTAGGAAAAGTAACAGAGACAAAGGATCAACATCCCCATTACCTGCCCTAAAAACCTTAATAAGGCCAACATGCTCCATTCTCCTTAACAACCTACTCAGCACCTCCATAACTAGAGGAAATGTAACAAAAATACAGGAACTCCTTGGTGAAAACTCCTTAAACTACCAAAAAGGCCTACAGGAGAACCTTCACCAATACCAATAGTGGAAATGCACATATGGATCCACCCTCTCCATTTACTACCAAATCAAATCCTCTCCAACAAATAGAAGAGCTCCTAATAAACATGATCATAGGCTTTTTCAATATCCAACTTGCAAATGATTCCTAAAAGATGACTTTTAAGCCTACTATCCACATATTCATTTGCAATAAACATAGAGTCCATAATTTGCCTTCCTCCCACAAATGCATTCTGAGACTTAGAAATACACGTGTCCAACAACCTTTCAACCTATTCATCAACACCTTAGCAAGGATCTTGTATACAATCTCAACTAGGCTAATAGGCTAAAAAGTCTCTTATATTCaaagcattatttttattagggaTTAATGCTATAAAGGATGCATCAAACTTACCATGCTCATAGAATTCCTCAAAGAACGCCAACACATCCATTTCTACCACCCTCCAACAATGCTAGAAAAAATTCATAGTAAACCCATCATGCCATGGTGCTTTATCCCCCCGAAGGTCCCTCACTAGCAAAATTTCATCCTTCTCAAACCTCCTTTCAAGCAAACTTCCCTCAACCTCCTCAATAGTATAAAAATCTAGTCCATCAATTGTAGGTTTCCATCCTTCTATTTCTTGTTGAAATTCATCACTTGACCCCTCACCTATGAATCCTCCTCAAAAACCGACCCACTTATCTCTAAAACCCCAAATGATTATACCTTCTATGAGAGTTCAGCATCCGATGGAAAAACCTTATATTATTGTCCTCTTCCTTGAGCCAAAGGACTCTTGGTTTTTGTTGCCAAGAAATCTCTTCCATAGTAATGAGTTGCTCCAACTCGGACTTCATTGCCTCTCTCTTACTCATTTCTTAATTAGTATGCCCCTGAGCACCTTCCTTTTCATCTAACCTTGAAACATCACCCATCAATTGTAGGTTTCCATCCTTCTATTTCTTGATACAAGCTTGTTAAAATTCATCACTTAACCCCTCACCTGTGAATCCTCCTAAAAACCTGACCCACTTACCTCTAAGAACCCTAAATGATTATACCTTCTATGAGAGTTTGGCATCCAATGGAAAAACCTTGTACTATTGTCCTCTTCCTTGAGCCAAAGGACTCTTGATATTTGTTGCCAAGAACTCTCTTCCATAGTAATGAGTCGCTCCAACTCGGACTTCATTTCCTCTCTCTTACTCCTTTCTTCATTAGTATGCTCCCGGGCACCTTCCTTTTCATTTAACCATGAAATCTCACCCATCAAGTTCCTTTTATTGACTCCAAGGTTCCCAAATTtcatctcccccccccccccctttttcaAGCTACATAGTCAAACA
This DNA window, taken from Quercus robur chromosome 2, dhQueRobu3.1, whole genome shotgun sequence, encodes the following:
- the LOC126714304 gene encoding basic leucine zipper 43-like, translated to MQPSEVTALHYLASSKNPSPYPANFNMTQNTASTFQFNQFPNPLYNFQLPPQFQDINPHSSSFSSNSTSDEADEQQLSLINERKQRRMISNRESARRSRMRKQKHLDELWSQVVWLRNENHQLIDKLNHVSESHDKVIQENAQLKEEASELRQMLTDMQLNSPFPTLRDLDDVPCNTAYLRAESSNQSATSSMDLLG